The DNA sequence CGGCATAGTGCTGGCGGTCACCCTGCTGACCGGCGTCAGGGCCACCAACGAGAGCGCCATCGACAGCTATGGCCAGGCCAGCGAGCTGCTGAGTGGCCAGGCCAGCAATCTTGTCACCCCGTTGCCGGGTAAGGCACTCTCTGATTCCCTCTATTTTGACTTGCGAACCCAGGGGTTCCACCACAGCCTGGCGGTGCTTCAAGGCTCGGCCCTGGATAGCGCCCAGCACCGCTGGCAAGTCACCGGCAGCGATCTTATCGCCGCCCTCTCTGCTATAACGCCAAGTAATAGCGACAGGCCGCAAACAGTCGAGCCATCAGATAGCAAGATCCCCATGAGCGGCCCCCTACCCTTGGCGGCCATGCTGGCGGGCGAGCCAATTGTGGTGATGAGTGAGGCCAACGCAAAACGACTGCAAGAGCCCTGGCTCAGCCTCAACGACATGCGTCTGAAGGTGATGGCGGTCGATGAGAGTTACCAGCTAGGCGATCGCCTACTGATGGATATCTCCCTGGCCCAGCAGCTACTGGGCAAGCCGGGCGAGCTCAGCTACATCGCCCTGTTTGACCCGCCCGGCGAGCATCAACAGCAGCTTCTTACATCCTTACTCACCGGCCGGGGCGAGCTGGTAGAGAGCGATAACGGCGAGGCGATGAAGGCCCTCACCAACAGCTTTCATCTCAACCTCACCGCCATGAGCCTGCTGGCCTTTATCGTCGGCCTGTTTATCGCCTATAACGGCGTGCGCTACAGCCTGCTCAAACGTAAGCGGCTGATCATCCAGCTGCAGCAACAGGGCGTGCGCCGCGCCGCCATCATGTTCGCGCTGGGGCTGGAGCTCACCCTGCTGGTGCTGTTGGGCTCACTCATCGGCTTCATCCTCGGGCTACAGCTGAGCTTTTGGTTGCAGCCTATGGTGTCTGTCACCCTGGAGCAGCTCTATGGCGCTAACATACTGCCGGGAAGCTGGCGCTGGCAATGGCTAGCCCAGGCTAGCCTGCTGACCCTGATCGCCGCCCTGCTGGCCTGCGGATCCCTGTTGAGGGAGCTGCTCAATCAGCCCCTCGCCCAGAGCAGCGGCCAGCTCAGTCAGCAGCGCAGCAGCCAGCTGGCGCAGAATCGCCTCATGCTATTGGCCTGCCTGCTGGGCATCATGACCCTTATCCTGATGCCGCTCAGCCAAGACTATCGATTCACCATGACGCTGCTGGGTCTGGTGGTGATCGCCATCCCTCTGGCCCTGCCCTATCTGCTCAGGCAGCTCATCGGCCTGCTACAGAAAATCAGCCCCAAGGGGCTTATCGGCTATCAGATCAGCGAGACCCGTGAGCTGCTGGCGCCGCTGTCGCTCGCCATGATGGCTATGCTGCTGGCGCTTACCGCCAATATCGCCATGAACAGCCTGGTGGGGAGCTTCGAGATCACCCTCAAGCAGTGGCTGGATGCCAGGCTGCATGCACAGCTCTACCTGCGCCCACCCGCCAGCCAGATGGCCGAGGTGGAGAAGATGCTGAGCCAGGCCCCCGAGGTGACCGGCCTCTACAAGCAATGGCTGCTCAAGAGTCACTACCAACAGACGCCCATCTTCCTGCTGACCCGGGATCCCTACTCCATCGAGCACACCACCATCATCAAGCAGGCGAAGCCGGATCTGTGGCGAGATTTTTTCTCGGCCGATCCCGAGACTAAGCCACTCGCCCTGATCAGCGAGCCCTTCGCCATCAAGCAGGGTAAGCAGCTGGGGGATAAGATACGTATTGCGGCCCTGGGCGAGACCGAACTCACCATAGGTGCCATCTATTATGACTACGGAAATCCCTACGGCGAGGTGATCATCCCGCCATCTCTGTGGCGCAGGGCTAATCTTGGCGAGACGCCCTTGAGTCTGGCCCTCACCCTGAGCACTGACGTGACCCGGTTTAGCCAGCAGATCCAGACGCGCTTCCAACTGCCAGACGCGCTGGTCTACAGCCAGGAGAAGATCAAGGCCCAGGCCATCACCATGTTCAAGCGCACCTTCTCCATCACCCAGGTGCTTAACAGCCTGACCCTGATGGTGGCCGCCATCGGCCTGTTCAGCGCCTGTTATATGTTGACCCAGGCGCGCCTGGCGCCTATCGCGCGCCTCTACGCCCTGGGGGTCAATCGTCGTCAGCTGGTGTGGCTGGTAGTTGGCCAGATGCTGCTCATGGTGCTACTCACCTGTCTGGTTGCCCTGCCGACGGGCGCCCTGCTGGGGTACCTGCTGATCCATAAGGTGACCCTGCAGGCCTTCGGCTGGACCATCGCCATGGTGTGGGACTGGCTCGCCTACCTCGAGCTGGTAGGGCTGGCGCTGCTGGCCAGCACGCTGGCACTCGCCTTCCCCCTCTATCAACAAACCAGACGCCCCCTGGTGTCGAGCCTGCAACGGGAGGTCATATGACGCGCCGGCAACACCTTGGAATGATCGCGCTAATGCTAACGACCCTCTTGCTACCTAGCCTTATGCTACTGGGCTGCGACGCGCCCAAACCGGAGTCGAAAGGCATGGGGGATCTCATGGGCTCAGGAGAAGGAACAGACACAGACGCAGAGCAAAGCGGCTACACCAAGGTGATCCCGGGGAAACCACTTAGCTTTCCTAAAGATCATCTGGCCCACGACGACTTCCGGCAGGAGTGGTGGTATCTCACCGCCAACCTCACCACAGACACGGGCGAACCGCTTGGGCTGCAATGGACCCAATTTCGCATCGCACTCTCTCCTAGTGCACTCGAGTCACCAGAGTCTCCTGGCACAAAAGAGTCGCCGACTTCAGAAACGCCAAAACCAGAGAAACTAAAGCCAGAGAAACCAAAGCCAGAGAAACTAAAGCCAGAAACATCTTGGGCAACCAAGCAGCTCTACATGGCCCACAGCGCGGTCACCACCAGCGAGATCCATAAGGCAAGCGAGCGCTGGTCCAGGGCCCATCCCAAGCTGGCGGGGACAAAAGCCTCACCGCTCAGCATAGCCCTGGATGACTGGCGCTGGCAGAGCGAAGGAGACGATCTGTTTCCGGCGACACTAACGGTTAACAGCGACGACTTTAGCTATCAGTTAACGCTGAGTAGCCGCGCGCCGTATCAGCGACAGGGGGATGAGGGCTACAGCATCAAGAGCGCGGATGGCGAGGTGGCCTCCTACTACTACAGTCAGCCCTTCATCGCGATCACCGGCAGTGTCACCCTAAATGGCAAGGTTCACAGCGTCAGCGGGCAGGGTTGGCTGGACAGGGAGTGGAGCTCGCAGTTTCTCACCCGTCAGCAGCAGGGCTGGGACTGGTTCGCCCTGCGCCTCGACGATGCCTCTACTCTGATGCTGTTTCAGCTCAGATCACAGCCGCTCAGTTCCCAAGACAGGCCCTTTTTCAGTGCACGGCGCATGTTCGCCGACGGCAGCGGCCGCAACATAGCGAGCAGTGGCATCAGGATGAAAGCGACTGAGTGGCAGAAGATAGACGGGGCCAACTACCCCATCGCCTGGCAGATAGCCATTCCCGGCGAGCAGTTGAACCTCAACATCTCGCCCCTCAATCCAGACAGCCTGATGCCGCTGAGCGTGCGTTACTGGGAGGGCCCAATACAGGTAAGTGGCTCCCATCGAGGCCAAGGCTATATGGAGCTGACCGGCTACTAGCTCTAAGTGCGCCCTAGCGAAAAGGGGAAAATCTGACTAAGGCAGCGGCCTGCGCTTCTTGCCGGTCCACATGGCCCGCACCAGATTCTCCCTGTGGGCCAGGCTGCCGACAATCACCCCGGCGATATGCACCACAATCAGCGTCAGGCTAAAGTTGGCGAAAAACTCATGCACCTCCTCCAGCGCCCCATCGGGCCAGGTGGCCACAAAGGTGGCGGCCAACGGGCCATGGCCTGTGGTGGCGTAGAGCGCCATGCCGGTCAGCGCCGTCAGCGAGACGCAGACGATCAGCGCCACTATCATCAGGCCGCCGGCAGGATTATGTCCCAGATAGTCTTTAGCCCTGCCGGCGAAGAGCTGCTTAAGATACTCCATCGCCTGGGCCGGAGGTCTGACAAAACTGCTGAATCTGGCATATCGAGTTCCCACCAGCCCCCAGATAATACGTAGCGCCAATATACCTAAGATGATATAGCCGCCGTAGCTGTGCACCAGCATCCATTCATCCTCACCCTCGGTGAGATAAGTCAGGGTAAACAGCAGCACCAAGGACCAGTGAAACAGACGAATAAACAGATCCCATACGGGGATCTCCCGCATATTTTCCTGTGTCATAGCAAGCTCCCTCCCGGGCAAAACCCAAATCACTAAATTAGCGCCAGCCCAACTAAGCTTGGGTTTTCGCCGCAGGGGCAGATATCACCTTCGCCCCTCTTTTGGTTATACGCCCCGATGCCAAATTGAGCAAATTAACGACTGTTAAGGTGTTTAAAAACCTAAGTTGTCCAGCCCTAAAAACTGTTTAAATTTCGAACTGAGAGGCAGGTCACACGAAAAACTTTGATCTCGATCTACAAAAGCTCCAGTTACCTCTCAAGAGGTATACCCCTATCAAAAGCAAGGATTAGACTGAATCCTATCCTAATGCGGCCAAGTCCCTAAATATCGCCAATATCCCGGGAAGCAAGGCCGCCACAGAAGGGTTAACCCATGACACAGGAATATCATGTGACCAGCCTGGTGGTACACGCCGCCCCCGGCCAGGTCGCAAAAGTTACAGAGGATATCAACGCCCTTGCGGGTGCCGATATTCACGCCGTCACCGACGAGGGTAAGTTCATCATTACCCTGGAGGGGGCCACCCAAGGTGCGATCCTCGATAACGTCGAAGCCATCAACGCCCTTAGCGGGGTGTTATCAAGCAGTCTTGTCTATCACCAAGTTGAACCAATAGAAGAAAAGAGTGAGGAAACACCATGAGCATTAGCCGTCGCGAGTTTCTAAAAGCCAACGCCGCAGTTGCCGCTGCGACCACGGTTGGCGTCACTCTGCCAGTGAAGATCGTTGAAGCCGCTGAGCAGAATGACAACATCAAGTGGGATAAGGCCCCCTGCCGTTTCTGCGGCGTGGGCTGTAGCGTTTTGGTCGGCACCAATAACGGCAAAGTCGTTGCCACCAAGGGCGATCCAGAAAGTCCGGTCAACAAGGGCCTTAACTGTATTAAGGGCTACTTCCTGTCGAAAATCATGTACGGTAAAGACCGTCTTACCACGCCGCTGCTGCGCATGAAGGACGGCCAGTATGACAAAGAGGGTGAGTTCACCCCGGTCAGCTGGGACAAGGCCTTCGACACCATGGCCGAGAAGTGGAAAAACACCCTCAAGACCAAGGGCCCAACCGCCGTCGGCATGTTCGGCTCTGGCCAGTGGACAGTATGGGAAGGCTACGCCGCCTCTAAGCTACACAAGGCTGGTTTCCTCACCAACAACATAGATCCAAACGCCCGCCACTGTATGGCCTCTGCCGTGGGTGGCTTTATGCGTACCTTCGGTATCGACGAGCCCATGGGCTGTTACGATGACTTAGAAGCCGCCGATCAGTTTGTGCTCTGGGGCGCCAACATGGCCGAGATGCACCCGATCCTGTGGGCACGCCTGTCAGACAGCCGCCTAAGCAAGCCGAACAGCCG is a window from the Shewanella loihica PV-4 genome containing:
- a CDS encoding ABC transporter permease, encoding MSSLVVNSQAGGVKALLRATRLTLRVFAAHYKKAPLQAGAILIGIVLAVTLLTGVRATNESAIDSYGQASELLSGQASNLVTPLPGKALSDSLYFDLRTQGFHHSLAVLQGSALDSAQHRWQVTGSDLIAALSAITPSNSDRPQTVEPSDSKIPMSGPLPLAAMLAGEPIVVMSEANAKRLQEPWLSLNDMRLKVMAVDESYQLGDRLLMDISLAQQLLGKPGELSYIALFDPPGEHQQQLLTSLLTGRGELVESDNGEAMKALTNSFHLNLTAMSLLAFIVGLFIAYNGVRYSLLKRKRLIIQLQQQGVRRAAIMFALGLELTLLVLLGSLIGFILGLQLSFWLQPMVSVTLEQLYGANILPGSWRWQWLAQASLLTLIAALLACGSLLRELLNQPLAQSSGQLSQQRSSQLAQNRLMLLACLLGIMTLILMPLSQDYRFTMTLLGLVVIAIPLALPYLLRQLIGLLQKISPKGLIGYQISETRELLAPLSLAMMAMLLALTANIAMNSLVGSFEITLKQWLDARLHAQLYLRPPASQMAEVEKMLSQAPEVTGLYKQWLLKSHYQQTPIFLLTRDPYSIEHTTIIKQAKPDLWRDFFSADPETKPLALISEPFAIKQGKQLGDKIRIAALGETELTIGAIYYDYGNPYGEVIIPPSLWRRANLGETPLSLALTLSTDVTRFSQQIQTRFQLPDALVYSQEKIKAQAITMFKRTFSITQVLNSLTLMVAAIGLFSACYMLTQARLAPIARLYALGVNRRQLVWLVVGQMLLMVLLTCLVALPTGALLGYLLIHKVTLQAFGWTIAMVWDWLAYLELVGLALLASTLALAFPLYQQTRRPLVSSLQREVI
- a CDS encoding lipocalin-like domain-containing protein, which produces MLTTLLLPSLMLLGCDAPKPESKGMGDLMGSGEGTDTDAEQSGYTKVIPGKPLSFPKDHLAHDDFRQEWWYLTANLTTDTGEPLGLQWTQFRIALSPSALESPESPGTKESPTSETPKPEKLKPEKPKPEKLKPETSWATKQLYMAHSAVTTSEIHKASERWSRAHPKLAGTKASPLSIALDDWRWQSEGDDLFPATLTVNSDDFSYQLTLSSRAPYQRQGDEGYSIKSADGEVASYYYSQPFIAITGSVTLNGKVHSVSGQGWLDREWSSQFLTRQQQGWDWFALRLDDASTLMLFQLRSQPLSSQDRPFFSARRMFADGSGRNIASSGIRMKATEWQKIDGANYPIAWQIAIPGEQLNLNISPLNPDSLMPLSVRYWEGPIQVSGSHRGQGYMELTGY
- a CDS encoding cytochrome b/b6 domain-containing protein, with translation MTQENMREIPVWDLFIRLFHWSLVLLFTLTYLTEGEDEWMLVHSYGGYIILGILALRIIWGLVGTRYARFSSFVRPPAQAMEYLKQLFAGRAKDYLGHNPAGGLMIVALIVCVSLTALTGMALYATTGHGPLAATFVATWPDGALEEVHEFFANFSLTLIVVHIAGVIVGSLAHRENLVRAMWTGKKRRPLP
- a CDS encoding chaperone NapD, which codes for MTQEYHVTSLVVHAAPGQVAKVTEDINALAGADIHAVTDEGKFIITLEGATQGAILDNVEAINALSGVLSSSLVYHQVEPIEEKSEETP